The Rubripirellula tenax genome contains the following window.
CGGCATTCGGTAAGTCAGTCATGCAGGTTGGGCGGGTCGTATCGTTAAGACACGTCGCCCTGGCCTATCTATCGCCGTATTCCCCCTGCCGGATTAAACAAAAAGGACGAAAATCCGATCTGTAACGGAAGAAGCGACCCTACCGGCCTTGTCTATTGAGCCTAAGAATGCCGTCTAGCACTGCCTCACAACCGGAAATGTCTACCACCACAAGCGTTAAATAATGGGGGATTTTCCAGTTCAGAGGTTTTGTCGGGAAGATCGCCCTCTACAATGGAACGCTTACTCGGCGAGCGTTGTCCCGCCTTGGCTAATCTTCATAAATTCATTACGCGTCGGTAAACCTTATGGCACCGTTAATAGCGATCGCTCTTCTCCTTGCCATCGCGATCGCGCTGGTTTTGGTGCCGTTCGTTCGCTCTGTGGCCCGTACCGTCGGGATGGTGGATTCGCCCGACCGCAAACGAAAACTACAAGACGAGTCCGTAGCTCTAGGGGGGGGCATCGCGGTTTTCGCTGCGGTCGCGATCACGTTTGCAGCTACGATCTTGATCGATCGACAATTCTTTGGACAAACCCTGGGTGTGCTTTCATTGCGCTGGTACAGCCTTTTCGGTGCTGCTGCAGCAATGTTGACAGTCGGTTTGGTTGACGATACGTGGGGATTGCGTGGGCGACAAAAGCTGCTGCTGCAATGCTTGATCATTGCCGGACTGGTCGGCAGCGGGACCGTCATCGAGAAACTTAGCCTGTTCGGGTTGACGCTCGATCTTGGCGTGTTTTCGTTTCCCATCACGATGTTGTGGTTGTTGATTGCCGTCAACGCGCTCAATCTGATTGACGGAGCGGACGGCATGGCAACGACAGCGGGTTCGATTATCTGCATTGGCATGGGGATCGCCGCTCTTCACTTTGGTTCCTACCTCAGCGTCGTGCTAGCGTTTGGGTTGGCCGGTGCTCAACTGGGATTTTTGAGATACAACCGTCCGCCGGCAAGCATCTACCTGGGTGATGCGGGCAGCATGATGATCGGCTTGTTTTTGGGCGCACTTGCGATCTGGAGCAACTTCAAAGAGTCCGCCGTCTTGGCATCGGCGCCGATCGCTATTTTGGCGATTCCGCTTTTCGATTCGAGTGCCGCGATTCTTCGTCGCTGGTTAACGGGGCGAAGCATCTATGTGACGGACCGAGGCCACCTGCACCACTTGCTGCAGCTTAAGTTTGGGAAGAAAGGCATGTTGTTGGTTGTAGCACTGTTGTGCGGCATCACGACAACGTCTTCGGTTCTGTCGCTGTATTGGAACGCACCTTGGTTAGCCGGTATCGGTGTCATGGTCGTCTTGGGCTTGTGCATCAACACACGAACATTCGGTCACGCCGAGACTCGTTTGCTGGTCAACCGTTTCGTGAATTTTGCCCAATCTTTCACGCTCAATCCGAAAACTTGTTTGACCATGAAGCAACAGCGGCGTGTGCCGCTTCAAGGCGTCGGGCAATGGGAAACGGTTTGGGAACCGCTGGTTGAATTTGCCAAGACTCACGATTTGGCGCGAGTGAAAATCGATCTGAACTTGGCTTGGCTTCATGAAGGGTATCACGCCAATTGGCAAAGCGTTCGGATGCCAGATCGAGCACACCAGTTGTGCGTTTCGTTGCCGCTATTCACGCACCGCTTGGGCAACGGCAAAAACGCGATCCAGATCGGGCGATTAGATGTTGTGGCTTTGGCCATAGATGCCGATGCCTATCAAAAAATCGCCGACCTGAGCGATCAGCTGATGGATCTGACCCCGGAAATCGACCGGATCGTCAGCCGACTCGAATCCGTAAGGCCGCAGGCTCCGGCCCCCGTCACGTTGCCCGTCGAACAGGTCTCGGACGTTCCAGAGTCCGTCGTTAACGCCTAATTCGCCGGGCGAAAATCACGCTGCTCGGCCGATTCCCGACCAGATTCCGTGCGGCCTCTGTCTGCGCGTTCTTGTAACCACTCCGGGTGCGATCGTCCGTTCCTTGCGAGACTTGGTTTCGACAGCCAGTCGGCCAATGACTTTCCAGCTCACGAAAATTTTTTGGCTTTAGGCCAATATTCGTGTTGACAGGCTCTCCGCGTTCGAGCTATTCCCACTCACTGCCAAGGTTCCGTGTCAGGTACCAACGCGTCGGAAACGGATGCCACACCATGGAAGTGTGTTGCAATCCTTTGAATGACGCCAGCGGGTACTCGATCCATGCCTTGTCAAACCATCGGACGGGAGCGGACAACAACTCAGGTTCAGTCTTTTAGGGCGACACCTCGGATTGTGAATCTGTCCCACTTATTGAAGTCTCACCGCGAAGAAGGAGTGTCGCGTTGAACCGCCTCGTACCTAAAAACTGTGTCACCGCACGAAGTCGTCGCCTTGCCTTGATGGCTGCCATCGGGTTATTGGCGAGCGTCGATGCATCCGCACAATTCGCGATGCCCGCCCCCACAGGCGGGACATCCCCGGCCGTCGATGCGTCATCAATGACGCTCGTGACTGGTCAACAGAAGATTGCCGAAGTCAAGAAAGCGATCGCAGGCCAAGACTACCACACGGCAGTCGAGTCCTACCGAATCGTCTGGGCTATGCAATCGAAATTCCCTCAATTGGCCGGCGAGCTGCAAAGCTTACGGACGCAATTGGAGTCCATCGGCATCGACGGAGCATTGCTCTCCATGCCGCCTAAACCACCCATCGCTCTACTGCCTGACGTTGCGAATGCAATTCCAATGTCTGGTTTCGATGGCTCGGCCACGTTATCCAATCCCAAGCAGGAAGCCCTTCGCCTTGTCGCGATCGGTCGTGCCGCGCTGGATCGCGGTGACGTGACCACGGCCATCACCGTCGCACGAAAAGCCGAGGCATTGAAGGTTCCCGAAAAGGACTTTGCCCCCGGCGAACCACGTGTTTGGCAATTGGTGCTTGATGTCGAATCAGCGGCACGCCGGAATGGAATTTCCCAAGTATCGGGACAATCCACGGCCGGCGCACCATCGTACGTTCAGCCCGCCATCGCATCGGGAAACACCGCGAACAACAACGCCGTTTCGCAGATGCTCTACGCCGCAGAAACCGGCAACGGAGCAGTGCAGCAGGTCCAAGCGTTCGAACCTTTGGCGGGGAATCGCAATGCGATCGCCAGCGGTTTGTTTAGCGATGGAATGAAGTCGCTGACCGACGGCAACAAGTCAGACGCGTTAAAGAAGTTCCGTGAAGCTTGGAAGTACGAGGCCGATCTCGATCCGACCCAGCGGCAACTCCTGAAAGACAAACTGACGTTGCTACAGCCAACCCGCCTGGGTTCAGTAGCAGCAGCGAAGTCGGATGGCGAGCTTTCGCCCATCGATAAGGCAGAGCTGGAAAGCCAAGAGAAGACACGTCGCCTGTATCGCGAAGTCACTTCCGAATTGGCGAAGACCGAGCAATCCAAGATCGAAGCACCACTTGATTCCCTCGACCAACTCGAGCGGCTTCGTCGCCGCGTCGATGGCTCGGATATCGACGAGAGCGCAAAACGATCACTTGCCGTGATGGTCAATCGGGCTGTTGCCGAACAGAACAGATACATCGAAGCCAACCGTGCGAAGATCAACCTTGATCTTCAAAACGACGCGGTTCGGATGCAGATGGAACAGGACGACGCCCGCGAAGCTCGCATTGAACAAGAAGTCTCGCAAATTGTCGAAGACTTCAACGTTCTGGTCAAAGAGGGACGCTTCGAAGAAGCCGAGGTGCTTGCTAAGCAAGTACAGGAGCTGTTGCCGGGTGACCAAATCGCAGTTGCGATGTTGCAGCGCAGCCGCATCGGTACTCGAATCCGTATGGGCGAAGAGATCCGTGACTTGAAGGCGGATTCGTACTTGGACCAGATGTTGGAGGTTGAGCGTAGCTCGATTGTCACCAATCCGGATCGTCCGGTGACATGGGAGAATGCCGAAGACTGGGAAAGCTTGTCCCGACGTCGTCTGGGCAAGAAAGGCCAAGGCGACCCAAGACTGAGCGCTGCCGAGAACGAAATTCGCGACAAGCTGTCGACTCCGGTCAACATCAAGTATCGCAATCGACCACTTGGTGAAGTGATGGACGAATTGTCTGCCGTCACCGGCGTCCCCATCGTGATCGACGAACGGGCTCTTGGTGCGGTACGTGTCACAGCGGAAACGCCCGTGACGCTGCAGCTTCAAAACGAAATCATGTTCAAGAGTGCTTTGAATATCATTCTTCAACAACTGGAACTGACGCACGTCATCGAAAATGATGTGTTGACGATCACCAGCATCGAATCGAAACGAAGCAAGGTTTACCCGGTCACGTACCGCGTGACAGACTTGGTCACGCCGATTCCGAACTTCACGACCAGCTATGACGACGGCTTGGCCGGTGCACTTCGCAACGCCTACCAAATGTCGAACCCGCAAACCGACGTGCACGTTGTGCCTGTGTCGGCGACCGATTTGGGCACTGGGATGGCGCGGCAAATGTCGCCGATGAACATGAGCGGATCGAACGTTCTTGGCCAATACAGTCCGATGGGTGCTCAAGGCAGCTTTGGCATGGGCAATCCACCCGGCGGCGGAGGTGGAGCGGGCGGTGCTTCATTCGCGAACTTCGACAGCTTGATCGAACTGATCCAAACGACGGTGGTTCCCGATACGTGGGACCTGTTAGGTGGCCCCAGTACGATGCGTGAATACGCTCAAAACTTGAGCTTGGTCATCAGCACGACCAGTGACGTTCACGACCAAATTGCCGACCTGCTGGAATCACTTCGCCGTTTGCAAAACTTGCAGATCACGATCGAAGTCCGATTCATCACGCTTTCGGATACGTTCGCCGAACAGATCGGTGTCGACTTTGACCTGAGCTTTGACGACAACACGCGAAATATCCCTGACGATGACGCCGGTCCGAGCATTACGGTCGGATACGACGGACAGGCAATCACGTCGGACTTGGACATCAAGTTCAACAACGGCAACGCGGTTGTTCCTGCGTTCGGCGGTATTGGGGTAGCGAACCCGTCCACTTTGGGATTCGCGATCCTCAGCGACATCGAAGCCTTCTTCTTCCTGCAAGCGGTCCAGTCCGATTCGCGGACCAACGTTATGCAGGCTCCGAAGGTAACGTTGTTCGATGGACAATTCGCCAGCATCAGCGACGTGACACAGCGGCCGTTCGTTACCAGCATCACGCCGGTCGTGGGTGACTTTGCGGTCGCTCAACAACCGGTCATCGTGGTCCTGAACGAGGGAACGCAGTTGAACGTTCAAGGTTTGGTCAGTGATGACAAGCGATTCGTTCGCCTGACTTTGGTTCCGTTCTTCAGCCAAATCGGAAATGTCGACACCTTCACTTACGAAGGCAGTCGCACCTCCAACAACAGCAGTCGGTCAGAAACCGATACCAACGGTGACGGTGTTATCGACGAGCAAGACGAAGTAGACACCGAGAACTCGTCGGATATCATCACGGGCACCACGGTGCAGTTGCCCACCTTCGCGTTCACTTCGGTCAGCACGACCGTAAGCGTTCCCGATGGCGGAACG
Protein-coding sequences here:
- a CDS encoding MraY family glycosyltransferase: MAPLIAIALLLAIAIALVLVPFVRSVARTVGMVDSPDRKRKLQDESVALGGGIAVFAAVAITFAATILIDRQFFGQTLGVLSLRWYSLFGAAAAMLTVGLVDDTWGLRGRQKLLLQCLIIAGLVGSGTVIEKLSLFGLTLDLGVFSFPITMLWLLIAVNALNLIDGADGMATTAGSIICIGMGIAALHFGSYLSVVLAFGLAGAQLGFLRYNRPPASIYLGDAGSMMIGLFLGALAIWSNFKESAVLASAPIAILAIPLFDSSAAILRRWLTGRSIYVTDRGHLHHLLQLKFGKKGMLLVVALLCGITTTSSVLSLYWNAPWLAGIGVMVVLGLCINTRTFGHAETRLLVNRFVNFAQSFTLNPKTCLTMKQQRRVPLQGVGQWETVWEPLVEFAKTHDLARVKIDLNLAWLHEGYHANWQSVRMPDRAHQLCVSLPLFTHRLGNGKNAIQIGRLDVVALAIDADAYQKIADLSDQLMDLTPEIDRIVSRLESVRPQAPAPVTLPVEQVSDVPESVVNA
- a CDS encoding general secretion pathway protein GspD; protein product: MNRLVPKNCVTARSRRLALMAAIGLLASVDASAQFAMPAPTGGTSPAVDASSMTLVTGQQKIAEVKKAIAGQDYHTAVESYRIVWAMQSKFPQLAGELQSLRTQLESIGIDGALLSMPPKPPIALLPDVANAIPMSGFDGSATLSNPKQEALRLVAIGRAALDRGDVTTAITVARKAEALKVPEKDFAPGEPRVWQLVLDVESAARRNGISQVSGQSTAGAPSYVQPAIASGNTANNNAVSQMLYAAETGNGAVQQVQAFEPLAGNRNAIASGLFSDGMKSLTDGNKSDALKKFREAWKYEADLDPTQRQLLKDKLTLLQPTRLGSVAAAKSDGELSPIDKAELESQEKTRRLYREVTSELAKTEQSKIEAPLDSLDQLERLRRRVDGSDIDESAKRSLAVMVNRAVAEQNRYIEANRAKINLDLQNDAVRMQMEQDDAREARIEQEVSQIVEDFNVLVKEGRFEEAEVLAKQVQELLPGDQIAVAMLQRSRIGTRIRMGEEIRDLKADSYLDQMLEVERSSIVTNPDRPVTWENAEDWESLSRRRLGKKGQGDPRLSAAENEIRDKLSTPVNIKYRNRPLGEVMDELSAVTGVPIVIDERALGAVRVTAETPVTLQLQNEIMFKSALNIILQQLELTHVIENDVLTITSIESKRSKVYPVTYRVTDLVTPIPNFTTSYDDGLAGALRNAYQMSNPQTDVHVVPVSATDLGTGMARQMSPMNMSGSNVLGQYSPMGAQGSFGMGNPPGGGGGAGGASFANFDSLIELIQTTVVPDTWDLLGGPSTMREYAQNLSLVISTTSDVHDQIADLLESLRRLQNLQITIEVRFITLSDTFAEQIGVDFDLSFDDNTRNIPDDDAGPSITVGYDGQAITSDLDIKFNNGNAVVPAFGGIGVANPSTLGFAILSDIEAFFFLQAVQSDSRTNVMQAPKVTLFDGQFASISDVTQRPFVTSITPVVGDFAVAQQPVIVVLNEGTQLNVQGLVSDDKRFVRLTLVPFFSQIGNVDTFTYEGSRTSNNSSRSETDTNGDGVIDEQDEVDTENSSDIITGTTVQLPTFAFTSVSTTVSVPDGGTILLGGIKRMSEGRVERGTPLLSKIPYVSRLFRNVATSRTASSLMLMVTPRIIIQEEEELAQTGFNPASQ